One stretch of Amycolatopsis tolypomycina DNA includes these proteins:
- a CDS encoding ABC transporter substrate-binding protein, with protein sequence MRTPRRFLASALAALTTVGALAGCSRADSSAAPAANQGAAGEVRVGFFPNVTHAPALIGVKKDFFKNELGSTKLTTQTFNAGPDEVNALLGNSLDVAFIGSGPAINAFTKSKGAIQLISGAVSGGAQLVVKPDITSVEGLKGKNIATPQLANTQDVALKKFLSEKQLTDQVKITNLENPKTLDAFRKGEVDGGWLPEPWASRLVLDAGAKVLVDEKTLWPGGRFPSTVVIVRSEFLQQHPDTVRALLKGELAAIDWAKANPADAKTVVNGALKELAGSTLSAAVLDRAFSGIELTTDPVASAFPQLAQDSVTAGVVKSAVALKGFADFGALNEVLKAQNLPAVVAPELTK encoded by the coding sequence GTGCGCACCCCTCGGAGATTCCTGGCCTCGGCGCTGGCCGCCCTGACCACCGTGGGCGCGCTCGCGGGCTGTTCGCGTGCCGACAGCAGCGCCGCACCCGCCGCCAACCAGGGCGCTGCCGGCGAGGTCCGCGTCGGGTTCTTCCCGAACGTGACGCACGCGCCGGCGCTCATCGGCGTCAAGAAGGACTTCTTCAAGAACGAGCTCGGCTCGACCAAGCTCACCACCCAGACCTTCAACGCCGGCCCCGACGAGGTCAACGCCCTGCTCGGCAACTCCCTCGACGTCGCCTTCATCGGCTCCGGCCCGGCGATCAACGCCTTCACCAAGTCCAAGGGCGCCATCCAGCTGATCTCCGGCGCCGTCTCGGGCGGCGCGCAGCTGGTCGTCAAGCCCGACATCACCAGCGTCGAGGGCCTCAAGGGCAAGAACATCGCGACCCCGCAGCTGGCCAACACCCAGGACGTCGCGCTCAAGAAGTTCCTGTCCGAGAAGCAGCTGACCGACCAGGTCAAGATCACCAACCTGGAGAACCCGAAGACGCTCGACGCCTTCCGGAAGGGCGAGGTCGACGGCGGCTGGCTGCCCGAGCCGTGGGCGTCCCGGCTGGTCCTCGACGCCGGCGCGAAGGTACTGGTCGACGAGAAGACGCTGTGGCCGGGCGGCCGCTTCCCGAGCACCGTCGTCATCGTGCGCAGCGAGTTCCTGCAGCAGCACCCGGACACCGTCCGCGCGCTGCTCAAGGGCGAGCTCGCCGCCATCGACTGGGCGAAGGCCAACCCGGCGGACGCGAAGACCGTGGTCAACGGCGCGCTCAAGGAGCTGGCCGGCAGTACCCTGAGCGCAGCGGTCCTGGACCGCGCGTTCTCCGGCATCGAACTGACCACCGACCCGGTCGCCTCGGCGTTCCCGCAGCTCGCGCAGGACTCGGTCACGGCGGGGGTCGTGAAGTCGGCCGTCGCGCTCAAGGGCTTCGCCGACTTCGGCGCGCTCAACGAGGTGCTGAAGGCGCAGAACCTGCCCGCCGTCGTAGCTCCCGAACTGACCAAGTGA
- a CDS encoding dihydrofolate reductase family protein, with the protein MARKLIFGMNQTLDGYIAAPGDDIGWSGPPSDELFRWWLDQELASELTLYGRKLWETMSAYWPTGDQQPGATPLEAEFARNWRDTPKVVFSSTSDKAGKAGELGWNTRLVTGDAVAEITRLKAGDGGPMTIGGATLAGAAVRAGLVDEYAVATHPVLVGGGTPFFAAMDSQVHLDLVETRTFPGGVVLTRYATRR; encoded by the coding sequence ATGGCACGGAAACTGATCTTCGGCATGAACCAGACCCTGGACGGCTACATCGCCGCGCCGGGGGACGACATCGGCTGGAGCGGGCCGCCGAGCGACGAGCTGTTCCGCTGGTGGCTCGACCAGGAGCTGGCGAGCGAGCTGACGCTGTACGGGCGCAAGCTGTGGGAGACCATGAGCGCCTACTGGCCGACCGGCGACCAGCAGCCCGGCGCCACCCCGCTGGAGGCGGAGTTCGCGCGGAACTGGCGGGACACGCCGAAGGTGGTGTTCTCCTCGACGTCCGACAAGGCCGGCAAGGCCGGCGAGCTCGGCTGGAACACCCGGCTGGTCACCGGCGACGCGGTCGCCGAGATCACCCGGCTCAAGGCCGGGGACGGCGGCCCGATGACCATCGGCGGCGCCACGCTCGCCGGGGCGGCCGTGCGCGCCGGGCTGGTCGACGAGTACGCCGTCGCCACCCACCCGGTCCTGGTGGGTGGCGGCACGCCGTTCTTCGCGGCCATGGACAGCCAGGTGCACCTCGACCTCGTCGAGACGCGGACGTTCCCCGGCGGCGTGGTGCTGACCCGGTACGCGACGCGGCGGTGA
- a CDS encoding S-adenosylmethionine:tRNA ribosyltransferase-isomerase: MNVHFDLPPELSASAPPEARGLSRDEVRLLVASPSGVHHTAFGSLGDHLRPGDVLVVNTSGTLPAAVDARRAGRPIAVHFATALDDGSWVVELRAPGGPLLDGRPGERVALPEDASLTLLAPAVPGAARLWRASVSVPVPSLLAAAGRPIRYGYVPRSWPLADYQTVFAREPGSAEMPSAARPFTPELVTRLVTDGVVIAPLLLHTGVSSPEAGEPPQAERFRVPATTAALVSWVRGRGGRVIAVGTTAARALESAASGGEVRAAEGWTNLVLGPDRPARVVDGIVTGLHAPEASHLLLLEAVAGAEVVRQAYAAAVAERYLWHEFGDVSLLLRH, translated from the coding sequence ATGAACGTCCACTTCGACCTGCCCCCGGAGCTGTCGGCGTCGGCCCCGCCGGAGGCCCGCGGCCTGTCCCGCGACGAGGTCCGCCTGCTGGTCGCCTCGCCGTCGGGCGTCCACCACACGGCGTTCGGCTCGCTCGGCGACCACCTGCGGCCGGGGGACGTCCTGGTGGTCAACACCTCGGGCACCCTCCCGGCGGCGGTCGACGCGCGGCGGGCGGGCCGCCCGATCGCGGTCCACTTCGCGACGGCCCTCGACGACGGCTCGTGGGTAGTGGAGCTGCGCGCCCCGGGTGGGCCGCTGCTCGACGGCCGTCCGGGGGAGCGCGTTGCCCTGCCCGAGGACGCGTCGCTGACGCTGCTGGCCCCGGCGGTCCCGGGTGCCGCCCGGCTGTGGCGGGCGTCGGTGTCGGTCCCGGTGCCGTCGTTGCTGGCCGCCGCCGGCCGCCCGATCCGCTACGGGTACGTCCCGCGCTCGTGGCCCCTCGCCGACTACCAGACGGTGTTCGCCCGCGAGCCGGGCAGCGCGGAGATGCCCTCGGCGGCGCGGCCGTTCACCCCCGAGCTGGTGACCCGCCTGGTGACCGACGGGGTGGTGATCGCCCCGCTGCTGCTGCACACGGGCGTGTCCTCGCCGGAGGCGGGGGAGCCACCGCAGGCCGAGCGCTTCCGCGTCCCCGCGACGACCGCGGCCCTCGTTTCGTGGGTCCGGGGGCGCGGGGGCCGGGTGATCGCGGTCGGCACCACGGCGGCCAGGGCCCTGGAGTCGGCGGCTTCGGGCGGCGAGGTGCGCGCGGCGGAGGGCTGGACGAACCTGGTGCTCGGCCCGGACCGCCCGGCGCGCGTGGTGGACGGGATCGTGACGGGGTTGCACGCCCCGGAGGCGTCGCACCTGCTGTTGCTGGAAGCGGTGGCGGGGGCGGAGGTGGTCCGGCAGGCGTATGCGGCGGCGGTGGCCGAGCGGTACCTGTGGCACGAGTTCGGGGACGTCTCACTCCTGCTGCGCCACTGA
- a CDS encoding ABC transporter ATP-binding protein, whose translation MTTTLPTGRTSFTGTAAVRLDGVRKTFGTAGRAVVALDGVDLTVAPGEFVCLLGASGCGKSTLLNLVAGLDAPSAGEITLNTSRPAVMFQEAALMPWLTAARNVELPLRLAGFGRAERREKAAELLELVRLNGAGGKRPHELSGGMRQRVALARALAATLRVGGDPEQSLLLMDEPFAALDAITRDVLQGELLRVYRSTGTSVLFVTHDVREAVRLGQRVVLLSSRPGRVVREWTDVPLADAEELTEDITGHLREVISTHAAA comes from the coding sequence ATGACCACGACCCTCCCGACCGGCCGCACCAGCTTCACCGGCACGGCCGCGGTCCGTCTCGACGGCGTGCGCAAGACGTTCGGCACCGCCGGCCGCGCGGTCGTCGCGCTCGACGGCGTCGACCTGACGGTCGCGCCCGGCGAGTTCGTCTGCCTGCTCGGCGCGTCGGGCTGCGGCAAGAGCACGCTGCTGAACCTGGTCGCGGGCCTCGACGCGCCGTCGGCGGGCGAGATCACGCTGAACACCTCCCGGCCGGCGGTGATGTTCCAGGAAGCCGCGCTGATGCCGTGGCTGACCGCCGCGCGCAACGTCGAGCTGCCGCTGCGGCTGGCCGGCTTCGGCCGGGCCGAGCGCCGCGAAAAGGCCGCCGAGCTGCTGGAGCTCGTCCGGCTGAACGGCGCGGGCGGCAAGCGGCCGCACGAGCTGTCCGGCGGGATGCGCCAGCGCGTCGCACTGGCCCGCGCCCTGGCCGCGACGCTGCGCGTCGGCGGCGACCCGGAGCAGTCGCTGCTGCTGATGGACGAGCCGTTCGCCGCGCTCGACGCCATCACCCGCGACGTCCTGCAGGGCGAGCTGCTGCGCGTCTACCGCAGCACGGGCACGTCGGTGCTGTTCGTGACGCACGACGTGCGCGAGGCGGTCCGGCTCGGCCAGCGCGTGGTGCTGCTGTCGTCGCGGCCCGGCCGGGTCGTGCGCGAGTGGACGGACGTGCCGCTGGCCGACGCCGAGGAGCTGACCGAGGACATCACCGGGCACCTGCGAGAGGTGATCAGCACCCATGCCGCAGCTTGA
- a CDS encoding RNA polymerase subunit sigma-70, with product MTDASPRSADEDTFIAAARAGDPARFALVTERHRRALQVHCYRMLANYEDARDMTQETFLRAWHGRESFKGDASLRTWLHRIATNVCLDFLGKRTPVPVEPDPGSELPYLQPYPDRMLPEDPQESAVARETIELAFVVAVQRLPPRQRAVLILRDVLGWPAAQAAGTLGLTVASVTSALQRARVTMRAQLPGRRLDWRSPATHELSAAERAVVRAYVDAHERNDLAGLAALLRDDLRFAMLPDPGTVTTTAGDAVDGWVAGGLFQPGHDDWRGVVTTVNRMPAAALYLRAPGDPEHRLFAVAALHVDGGKIAELTGFDTTGKPWLEPPSAG from the coding sequence ATGACCGACGCCAGCCCGCGGAGCGCCGACGAGGACACGTTCATCGCGGCGGCCCGCGCCGGCGACCCGGCCCGGTTCGCCCTGGTCACCGAGCGCCACCGGCGTGCGCTGCAGGTGCACTGCTACCGGATGCTCGCCAACTACGAGGACGCCCGTGACATGACACAGGAGACGTTCCTGCGCGCGTGGCACGGCCGGGAGTCGTTCAAGGGCGACGCCTCGCTGCGGACCTGGCTGCACCGGATCGCGACGAACGTCTGCCTCGACTTCCTGGGGAAGCGCACGCCGGTGCCGGTCGAACCCGATCCCGGCTCCGAGCTGCCGTACCTGCAGCCCTACCCCGACCGGATGCTCCCCGAGGACCCGCAGGAGTCGGCGGTGGCGCGGGAGACGATCGAGCTGGCGTTCGTCGTCGCCGTCCAGCGCCTGCCGCCGCGGCAGCGGGCGGTGCTGATCCTGCGCGACGTACTGGGCTGGCCGGCGGCGCAGGCCGCCGGCACCCTCGGGCTGACCGTCGCCTCGGTGACCAGCGCCCTGCAGCGGGCGCGCGTGACGATGCGCGCGCAGCTGCCCGGCCGCCGTCTCGACTGGCGGAGCCCCGCCACCCACGAGCTGTCGGCGGCCGAGCGGGCCGTGGTGCGGGCGTACGTCGACGCCCACGAGCGCAACGACCTCGCCGGGCTGGCGGCCCTGCTGCGCGACGACCTGCGGTTCGCGATGCTGCCCGACCCGGGCACCGTGACCACGACGGCCGGGGACGCGGTGGACGGCTGGGTCGCCGGCGGGCTCTTCCAGCCCGGCCACGACGACTGGCGCGGTGTCGTCACGACGGTCAACCGCATGCCGGCCGCCGCGCTCTACCTCCGCGCCCCCGGCGACCCGGAGCACCGGCTGTTCGCCGTCGCGGCCCTGCACGTCGACGGCGGGAAGATCGCCGAGCTCACCGGGTTCGACACCACCGGCAAACCCTGGCTGGAGCCGCCCTCCGCCGGGTGA